The following DNA comes from Mya arenaria isolate MELC-2E11 chromosome 11, ASM2691426v1.
CATCAGTCAGacaaatatcttgtttttttcCTCCAGATACCCTGAATGACAGATGTTGATGAATGTTTGAAGGCTTGTTCATATGTcatattgttaatgttatatcatataattaattgtaatttaaatgaagatgtattttatttttgcacatttattttattgatcttaatttaTATCTAACAGGCAAAAATGATACATGATGACATATTTACTTCCTGtataaactttttttgatatggcatttatgtcaatataaacatacatgtactgtacTATACTTTTGGCACAGGCTAACAACTAGATAAACAACTTGGTGAaatttataaaagcaaaatcattttattttctatgttaATCTTGTCCTAAGATGCTCTTCAAACTGTTTAATCGGGCATTGAGTTCTGGTTTGTGTCATGTCTTGAGTCCTAGTTTGTGTCTTGCCTTGAGTCCTGGTTTGTGTCATGCCTGGAGTCTCGGTTTGTGTCATGCATTGAGTCCCGGTTTGTGTCATGCCTTGAGTCCCGGTTTGTGTCATGCATTGAGTCCTAGTTTGTGTCATGCCTTGAGTCTCTGTTTGTGTCATGCCTTGAGTCCTAGTTTGTGTCATGCCTTGAGTGTTAGTTTGTGTCTTGCCTTGAGTCCCGGTTTGTGTCATGCATTGAGTCCTGGTTTGTGTCATGCATTGAGTCCTGGTTTGTGTAAGGCATCGAGTTCCCGGTTTGTGTCATGCATTGAGTCCCGGTTTGTGTCATGCCTTGAGTCCCGGTTTGTGTCATGCATTGAGTCCTAGTTTGTGTCATGCCTTGAGTCCTGGTTTGTGTCATGCCTGGAGTCTCGGTTTGTGTCATGCATCGAGTTCCCGGTTTGTGTAAGGCATCGAGTTCCCGGTTTGTGTCATGCATTGAGTCCTAGTTTGTGTCATGTCTTGAGTCCTGGTTTGTGTCATGCCTTTAGTCCTAGTTTCTGTCTTGCCTTGAGTCTCGGTTTGTGTCATGCCTGGGGTCTCGGTTTGTGTCATGCATTGAGTCCCAGTTTGTGTCATGCCTTGAGTCCTGATTTATGTCATGCCTTGAGTCCTAGTTTGTGTCTTGCCTTGAATCCTGGTTTGTGTCATGCCTGGAGTCTCGGTTTGTGTCATGCCTTGAGTCCTAGTTTGTGTCATGCCTTGAGTCCTAGTTTGTGTCATGCCTTGAGTCCTGGTTTGTTTCATGCCTGGAGTCCCGGTTTGTGTCATGCATTGAGTCCTGGTTTGTGTCATGCATTGAGTCCTAGTTTGTGTCATGCATTGAGTTCCAGTTTGTGTCATGCCTTGAGTCCTGGTTTGTGTCATGCATTGAGTTCCAGTTTGTGTCATGCCTTGAGTCCTGGTTTGTGTCATGCCTTGAGTCCTGGTTTGTGTCATGCCTTGAGTCCTGGTTTGTGTCATGCCTTGAGTCCTAGTTTGTGTCATGCCTTGAGTACTAGTTTGTGTCATGCCTTGAGTCCTGGTTTGTGTCATGCCTTGAGTCCTGGTTTGTGTCATGCCTTGAGTCCTGGTTTGTGTCAGGCATGAGTCCTGGTTTGTGTCAGGCATTGAGTCCCGGTTTGTGTCAGGCATTGAGTCCTGGTTTGTGTCATGCCTTGAGTCCTGGTTTGTGTCATGCCTTGAGTCCCGGTTTGTGTCATGCATTGAGTCCTGGTTTGTGTCATGCCTTGAGTCCCGGTTTGTCTCATGCCTTGCGTCCTGGTTTGTGTCATGCCTTGAGTCCCGGTTTATGTCAGGCATTGAGTCCTGGTTTGTGTCAGGCATTGAATTTACATCAttgttaatattatatcatatcattaattgtatttaactcaaaaatgtattttatttttgcatatttattaaacacCTACTTCTCAACAATTCTGCATGACATCTGtgtgaaaattaaaacattaagaaATGCATCCTTCAGTCTgataaatgtgtgtttatttttcaaattttcacagatgagataaatattttcacaaatctattttacatgttatatgTCAGTAAGTTAAGGTAGTGCACATATCTTTGGTTGGTTTATAACAATTTTGCCTTCATAATCTCAGGAACATTCCCAAGTTAACTGTCCACCTTTTAACCATAATTTCTTTGGTAGCAATCATtcttcatcaatatttaattactttattGTCAAGATTGCAAACAGCTTTCATGTTGTGGGAGTAAATTGCTTGTGTGCCCTATctattattcatatttaatgcTCAGCTGAAAGGCAGTTCTCTGTTGCCTTCTGAAAATTTGCTTTAGGGACTTGCATTGCACACACCATTAATCAAACTTTTCtggggaaaaaaatgaaatgcataCCATATTTGTTCAGCACAAGCCCTGTACTGTTAAAATGCTTTTTGTGGTTGCTCAAATTCTGTTAGTTTGTTTAAACAGTCGGACGTGCTTAATTTTTAAGGCTTAACACtttaatattaaacttttaGCTCGTTCATTCAAAGTCTGATTTTCGAAGACTGTTTTTGTGTAAACTAAGTTTTGTGGGCTTTGACATTGtgctttttatataatatttgtcaGTGGTTTGTCATTCAATATATTTGAGACCTGCTAATCATGTGGTCTAACCTACAGTTTGTTGCAGCAAATAAGATGCTTGTAGCAGTTAGATGGTGAGTGAAACTGTCAGGAAAAGTGATAAACTTTCTAGGTTATGTCAATGGGGAGTTTGAGAAAATCAATTTTATCCCTGCAGTAAAAGATCATAATGGTTTTTGCCATATGCATCATAAAACCAGGATGCCAGGCCTAATAATTAGCTGCATCTGGtgaattgtttttatcatgtaTGGGTGCATTACATAAGATATGACATTACTGCTAGGTAAGCATGAATGCATCTATTTCTCACTCTCAAATAGTGAAAATGAATACTTAACATGCCTCCCAACAATTCtccttaaatattttcttttgtatcCAAACTAACCAGGGATAAGAAACATGTCCTTGTTAAAGCTTAGTTTTACTCTCTTTTTTATCTGTCACAGATTTTCATGAAGCATGAAACTAGCACGGCCAGCTGCGCACAACTGTATTTTATGAAAAGAATATTCTGCTTGAGATAAACTTTATCTAATCAGTTGCATTGCAAACTATTTCTAAGGATACAGTCTTCGCTGTTTAGCTTATTGCATTGTgattagaatatttttttgaagaCTTTAAGGTATGGTACATGTACTGAATACGGTTTAAATTGTATTCTTGGAACATGTTATATAActgtatgattaaaataatttttcaagTATGTTACAGTGTTCGAGATCTAAGACTTCTCTATCAGAAGTTTTCTCATGTCAGGAATGTGACAAATTCTAGAAGCCGCTTTTATGGGCATTGCATCTATTGTGTGGCAATGTAAATCACTCTATATTGATTGTGAAACAATTGAGACACATACTGAACTGCACCAGTTAGTTTATGGGCCTGGTAATTCAATTGTCATCACAAGTCAGATCAATACAATGCCATCATATTCTCCATTGGAATCTGATCCTGAAAAATTAATAACACGTAATATTGAGAAGGACAAAGCAATTGTGAGCCGGCTAGATTTTTTCTTGCTGTAATTACCATGTGATTGTGCAGagcaatatgtttattaaggtAATACTGGTTTGGATTGCAAGTTGATGGCATGATGTTGATGTTTCACTTGGTCAACAACTGTTTAAACCGCTTCAGTCAAGTCTTTCACTTTAAATGTTACAATGAATAGTTAATTATTCTGTTGTACTAAACATTGTCTGTACCTTCACCCTCACATTGTGAAAATGCTTTGCCAGGATGATGAAACTTACATTGTCTCTTAGTTTGGCTGTTTGTTGAGCAATCAATAGAGCAATAGGTGaagttgaaaatgtaaaaatgtttactgtGACTGAAGCCAGGAGCAGGTGTTGTcatcatgttatatatatatttttaccattCTTGTACAGCTGAATGcataaatgttttctttcagaTATGAACAAGATTAGAACCCTGATTTCTTGTACTAATGTTGGTTCTGCAGAATAGCGGAAGTTGGCACAAACaataggaataaaaataaacaaacatgtgaAGCATAATAAAAGTCAAAGAACTCCAAAAGCATACATGTAGATGAATGAGAAAGAGACGATTGTGAAACATTTGTGTATTTCAGAATTCATAGAAGGCGTGTCTCAGTTTAGTGTGAGAGGTGACAAAGAGAGTAAACTGCGGTGTAAGTATCCCCAAACTTCTGAACCATGTTTGCTACTTCCTATAACCGTTGTTCAGTCATGATGCCTTCTTTTTTGCAGAGTTCATAGACGGTGTTTCGCAATTTAGTGTTAAGTGTAACAAAGAGTCAAAACTTAGGTGTAAGTATGACCCACAGAGCGTGCGCTACAgagtttgtttcaaattttgtCAGTAGTCACTTGATACTTGGCATAGAGCAGTGTTATGGggaacattaaaataattcacacaGTGGGCATAACTTTTTTCATGCAAATTGTTAGTCATACAAGTCAAAAacgttgtttgttttaaattaactttttctgaaatgatttgcaaaatataataataccgGTAAACTTATTATacagataaaaacatttacatggtGTTTAAGGATTGGGGTTGGGGTTGGAGGTGTTGTGGGAGGGGGGTTAGGTGGCAGTTAGAGCTGTGTTCCGGATGTCCTGCCAAGTGCCATAATAAGACAAATGCTGAAACAAGATGATGTATCTTTTTTTTACTCAGGACTAGCCTTACAGTGTAGCATGCATTTGATTTATACATTCTGTATGAATTGCTCCTCTATCAAATCAACTTTTACTTTCAAGATGAAAGGCCAAAATGGATGTACATTTGTTGGTGTACAGTGATTGATCTTTTAACATTTCATGTTCAAATTAGCTTACAAAGTAGGATAATATACATGCTTTTATGCGTGATACCAGAACTCtatattttattagtttaattACTAAGtcgatatttgttcataaaagttgAAGTATTTGTAAATGACTTTGACTGCTTTCCTTCAGATAAATTTTTACAGCTCTTCAGTTTGCCATCTAGTGACATTGTTAATATGACTATATCTTATTTATTACTGGTAATTTACCTTTTTTTAGTAATTActttttgcaatttaaatagAGATGCAATTCATACATTGGAGCacattatatcattttgaacattttatctaaacatTGTAGATTTACTTATCTTTCATGACACataatctttatttcattctaatacaaaaaaaaacaacatgttatcTACTGACAAACATGTGTAATAGGACTCAATGTATGTTGTAAAAACTTTACAAACATGCTGTCACTGTTCATTTTTCATGTTGtcattttgtgacattttttcGAGTGTCGGAAGTGACTGTGATACACACGGTCTATGTTGAACTTTGTCCTTCGTCCAATCACCTTAACTACCTACATGTAGCTTCCAATAACATACTTTTGAGACTTGTCTACCCTGTAGCTCCTAACTGTGCTAGCAAAAAATTGACCAGggtcagtattcataaaacatcatttcttAGCATAGTCGATTTCCTAAGATTGTTATAGTCAAATTTCAAGTAGAAGAGTTTGttaacataaaagtatttattctaCAGTATACTGCAGTAGTACatacaattaatgaaaataaagtatttaagatattattaaatccttatatcatatgactttagATGATTTATGAATACTGGCTTAGGGCTGCTGCTTGAAATTTCCCTACTCTCTAATAATAAACCTCCTGTTTCTTCTATCAGATTTAATAATTAAATCTCCTGTTGCTACTGTAAGATTTTCagcatctttatttatttatagctctttcaaatatataaatgcacacatttaaaataataataatattaaaatgtgcatGAATTATGTGAAGAGCTTAAGCATTTCAGGTAATTGATATCAGTCACTAAAGCTAAGGTTCATATATGTTtcttccattttcatttttaaaaaaacaacaacaaataataatacattaaaaaattgGCACTGAAACTCATGTCATAATTCTTGTTATTGGAACAATCTGGTAGTGTGCAGCTAGACAAGCAACTAGATCATAACTGTGGAGTCATTTGTCATAGATAGGGAAAACAACATCTTAGTGCAGACAGAATAACAAGAATGCTTGCAAATTTTCTCTCCTCCCATCATTCTGTAAATAACAATTCTGTGTTTGAGTCATTTTATTTCTTGCATCTTGCTAACAGAGAGAAGTGTATGTTTATCAGATTTGCATGATAGAATAAATACTGTATGATGGGTGCTGACATGTCCCCCAACTCTGCTAGGTCTGATAACATGATGGAATAAATACTGTATGATGGGTGCTGACATGTCCCCCAACTCTGCTAGGCTTGATAACATGAGTGTTCTACCAGAGCTAACAAATCTTGTAAACTTTCTACATTCTACCATCTTAATCTTTTATGGCACAATTTTGCCTGGAAAAAGAAATCTGTCTTAATTTTTTTGTCTGATTTCATTATCTCATCTATTTTTGGTAGAACAAAGTGGAGGTATTGACATGGCTTTGGCTTTCATGTTCATCGGCCATAAGCTGCAGAATCTTTAATTTTGACCATAACTTAAAGGTGTTCAAGATAtatcaatgaaacttggtacaaatgctGCCAgaattttttgttcaaatgaatgtAATGCAACTggcaaataacaataaaaaaaagttggtgTTTGCTCCAAGCCTACCTTCTCTCATATAGTTACCactagttttattattattagaaaatggtaaGCGACAATAATTTTATTGTGCTGTACATTTTGCAATTTGTTTTCTGAATAGTGTTCATTGGGTTACAGATTCAATTTTGGTCATTTAAACACCCAAACATTATAACTTCTGTTCAAAACAATGTACAGCGTTCCAGGCAACATGCAtgtgaatgaaaaataaatataaaaaaaaccacCATTTTTATGATGTATTATTCTTAGAGACCAAGACAAATGTCACAGTTATAAATCTAccattctattttttttgctgtcTTTTTTTTGCTGTCTTTATATTGACTGCAAAGTTCTGTAAAGTGTGTGCTATGTTTTCCCATGTGTAGCCTTTCTCTCTGTTCTGAATTAACTCTTTAATGTTAATCTTTAAAAGCCTGTGTTTTCACTTTGTTAATTtagaataatatatttcattcgGTAGTTGTGTGCTGTCACGATTTTGTTAAGAGATTTTTTTTAGTCTTTTTAACTTTTCATTATCTATTGTATGCTTTCAATACCAAATAACAGACTAACAGTAACACAACTAATTAAAATAAGATTAGCTCGATACCATTGTTCTtggttaatgttttaataacaattgtGAAACACTAGAACTGGATCATTATATGTAGTACCAACATTCTCAAAGATTAatccttttatattttatgtcaagTGGCAGACTTCAGTCTTTTCTTATTTCTGATCATCACTTTGTAATATAAGAGCGTAGGATTTTCAATAAAGCAGAGAAAATATTGGCTGACTGATATGAAGCAATCTTACGTCAAGAGTGTTTCCCAGGGGGTGGGGAATGTGAGAACTAGCGCCAGCCTCATTGATTTCTGAGGTTTACCAGCCTTGTTTGGACAGTCGGAGACAAACTGAGGGAGAATCAATGCTTCCAGTACTCCCTGGGGGACCTGCCATTGTTTTATTGCTGGAGTTTGGGATGTTGCAAAACCAATTAATTTCTGAACACTCGACAACTCTTCGGCCTGCAAATctttcatataatattaaagGTGCACACTACTGGttgacacatttaaaaaaaaaaaattgatgcatttttgtgtttaattaatttgacttaaatgatcaaagcttAAACATGCATTTGATTTAGGtatagttgaaaatattttagcgATGTTTTGGCAATTTAACTGAGGAATTAGGGCTGCTTTTTTGTGTTTATCAGTAACGTCAGTCAGTTCATGAgttaaaagagaaaaataaataaaaatattttgtatcaacCTATATAGTGCACCTTTAAGGGAATATCAATAGTTAAAGCTTGTTTGAACTCTCTACGATTTTTATTAGAAAACTGAAATTCTGCTGAATGCTATTCTCTACTATTCTATTATCCAGCAGTATGCTTCAAGACAAAGGCTTCTTGATAAAAATGCCCtcaaaatgaaatcaataaagAGAAGTTTAACATGTATTGTTAAGGAAATCAGGGGAACATACATTTACTGTTCTGTTTtctcttgttttaatgttttgtttttaaatttctcaACCTTTCAGTTGCATTTAAAATCTACGACATGGACAAGGATGGTTACATATCTAACGGGGAACTGTACCAGGTGTTAAAAATGATGGTGGGCAATAACCTCAAGGATCATCAACTCCAACAGATTGTCGACAAGACCATCATACATGCAGATGCCGATGGAGATGGAAAAATCTCGTTTGAAGAATTCTGCTCTGTAAGTTAGATGAgtatttatcaaatgtttatatcaaGATGCACCTTGTTGAAGTTGAGAAAATGTTATTATAGTTTGAATAAGATgcaacaaaatgatattttgaaactgTAATTGTTGAAAAAGATTAGCCATATCAATAAAATCAACTAAACTTTCCTCAAGAAACATGTTTAACtcaactattcaaagaataaggaggaTTACATAACTTCCATATTAAAAATCTTTTGGCAACTTAAGAATTTAACTCCGATCTCatatagaaaaacagttgttaCTAAATTTCTTTAGTCAGAGTTGATATATTGCAATCAGACTTGGTATATAGGatgagtttatggagacctttcacaGAATTGTGTTGGGGGCCtgtagggtcaaggtcaaggtcactgttactaaaacaGATAACtgtttggtattgaataactttagttagggttgatatatcgtgaccaaacttggtatgcataaaaagtttatggaggacttcgaTGGGATTACATTTGTGCCCCTAGGatccaggtcaaggtcactgttactagaaatagaaaaaacgAGAAACTGAATCTCATAActaagttcttctgtcaatcattgaaaacctggtttcatcGCATTGTGgcttgtttactttttcagttgacattttttaattgcttttgacaggcacatattacatcattattgtattcctTTCTAAGACAATATGGTGTATCGTCGAGCGTGCCGTCCTACaacagctatttttaaaatagcCATAACTGACTTTTAAGTTGagcatcaattttttaaaatgttgatgtttcACACACTTTTGCTTCTAGGGTTTTCAATATCTCAACtgatgatatatacatgtatatgtctgtATCTCTAGCTATGCATTTATTGTACAGTAAACAAaatttttgttaaatacaatgctattgtttatttcaggtggTAGGCAGTATGGACGTCCATAAAAAGATGGTGGTAGATGTATAGTGGCATTAGGTTCTAACAAATTCCATGTGACAGTcgattaacatttattttaaatctatttctTGATGCCGTTTTGTTTCCATGACAACTCTCCACAGCTTTAATTAGATTTTTTATGACCTCAATCATCATGACATCAATGACATCACTTCCTGTTGAGATGGTATGACATGATGAGGCTACATGTGATAGCAAATACTTAATGAAAGCTGTTCCTCGTTATTTTAGGGTAAAACTTTGTTCAGTTTACTAGTCTATGAATGCTTCTGTAGGTTGGTATCTGTGAGGGTAGGTCAAGCTGGTTTTATGGATTAACAAACACCATAACAAATtgcatgtatataattatcaagacattgtttatacattttcagaCTGTACCACTAGGATTACATTTATagatgttttttatgtttttatttgtatgatttaaatttgCTAGTTTATTGCTTTTGACCTCAAAGAAAACAAGTAGAAATTAAAAGATATTGTTATTTCAAGTTTAGTGATATTGAGAATATGTAAGATTTTTGCCTATTTTTTCGTCAGTCCTGTTTTACTTAAATCGATTTAGATAATATTCATACCTCCCTGAAAaagaattaattttaataaaaattgattgAGAATTTTTCAGGCCTAGTTCATCAGCAGGTCAATTAAAGGTCATACCTTAAATGCTACTCATCAATTATTAGTTATTGTTATGGACacaaattgtatattttcttatatttggtATTAGATTAGCTGCAATACTTGTATGCTACCATGAACATTGTCATTTCAGAagatacataaattatataatgctCAATGCACTTCTGTAATCATCTTGGTATATATGAGAATGGAAATGTTGTCTCTAAACTGGCATCAAAACTCGTAAATGATGggagaaaaaaatgcaattattaatGAGTGTTTAAGAAACTATTTGGCTGACTTTTTCaaaaattttgtttaagaaatactttttttcatactttttcaTGGTAAAAATCTTAACACGAAAGCTTTTTCCTTTAAGAGATCGTTTTCATTGTAAATGATCATACAATCGTGCATTAAAGttagtttttttatcatttatttttgtaagtttaaGAAAATCCAGTCACTTTTGATGATTCCATAATCATTTGCATGAAATCAATCAACCAATTTATACAGTTAATTCTAATGAAGCATGTCAGATGTTACAAATCTGTGTAGAGAATTGATTAACTAATCTCAATGATCCTTTCTATCGAATTAAGTTTATACAGAAgatatcaaataattgtacgttctTTGAAAATTGAATTGTGCTATTGTTAACAATAACCTACTCAACATGTTAGACGTTATTTTGTGCTTATACGTGAAATAATGTGTTGCTTATAACTTTGTGACTCTTAAATGTCAACTtttcatttatgtttcattCTCCATTACAAAGTTTATAACTGGAATGTTTACCGTTTATCCCATAtgttcattgtttattattttacagaGTTATGTCTATAAGGCTGAAAAAGGCATAGAAATCTGTGTTCTTCGTGTAAACTTGTATGGCTTTTTTGTACTCACACCTTATGCTGTTTTTAACTTCATCTGTTCGGATTTCAAGTGCCCATTCATTGTTTCCTATGTAGTTGTAATTCTTAATATTCAACACAAACCTACACAAGAATCGATCAAACAAAATCTGCAAACAAAAACTCATTGTGATCCAGATTACGACATATAGTACTAAGTAGTGGCACTCTATTAAACTCTGTATAAAGCAGACTTGATGTAGAAGAGGTAAATGCAATCTTGTTGAGAAATTCAAGGCTTCAGCGTCACACCTGCCTGTACTAATACTCTCAGCTGTAGTTTTCCCTGTGCCCGTGTCCCTATGTGAGGAGTAAGTAATATTTGTAGATCGGGTCATATTTTAGACTCAAAACTTATTAAGAAATTTCAAACCTAATATAGCAATTACAAACTGTATCTATATTTCCAGGGAAGATAGAAAGTATGGTATGTTATTGTAAATACAGTGTTTGAAAATCTACCTCAATAGTGCACACAAATTGTACaatagaatgaaaaaaaatacaacaaatctGAAGAAATACTGTCATAATTAGTTTATTTGAAGTCAAGTTCATCAAAATGCAACTTGAGCTCCTGCTGTTAGTATTTGAAGTAAAAGAACTATGTTATGTTGATCCCTGCCTCTGGTTATAAGCATTTCTACTGTAAGTTATTCAAGGCTTTGTTGACCCTTAAGTTAAACAAGTAAatgttctgttgtttttttgtaagcTGCAGCATTTCTAGCAGTACTATGTAGTGTTGATTAATATTTGCTGGATTgtaatacaaattatacaattaATCAGACAACTCTTTTTTCCAAGGTTTTTTAAGG
Coding sequences within:
- the LOC128207190 gene encoding calcineurin subunit B type 1 isoform X1, giving the protein MGNENSLPMELCSNFDADEIKRLGKRFRKLDLDNSGALSVEEFMSLPELQQNPLVQRVIDIFDTDGNGEVDFKEFIEGVSQFSVRGDKESKLRFAFKIYDMDKDGYISNGELYQVLKMMVGNNLKDHQLQQIVDKTIIHADADGDGKISFEEFCSVVGSMDVHKKMVVDV
- the LOC128207190 gene encoding calcineurin subunit B type 1 isoform X2, whose protein sequence is MGNENSLPMELCSNFDADEIKRLGKRFRKLDLDNSGALSVEEFMSLPELQQNPLVQRVIDIFDTDGNGEVDFKEFIDGVSQFSVKCNKESKLRFAFKIYDMDKDGYISNGELYQVLKMMVGNNLKDHQLQQIVDKTIIHADADGDGKISFEEFCSVVGSMDVHKKMVVDV